Proteins encoded in a region of the Lonchura striata isolate bLonStr1 unplaced genomic scaffold, bLonStr1.mat Scaffold_123, whole genome shotgun sequence genome:
- the LOC110472789 gene encoding class II histocompatibility antigen, B-L beta chain-like — protein MAGFQPGPRSVPRRGNRDGLEKEGTTLKGPLGDVGRGQKGLVPTPELLQGECRVKKQKRPLHGTHRYHGTDTPGTAARYCNSDPHVMEQRRTAVGWLCRYNHEYLSPFLTERRVTPTLSISLLPSSSQPSPGHLLCSLVDFYPAHTQLRWFQGQQELSVVATDMVPKGDWTHQLLVLLETSTRAGLTSTCQVEHVSLEHPLSQHWEDPRDAAGCCHSKMLAGTGDSELGFIFLALGIWFYLHKKGGSRESYPTSPRM, from the exons ATGGCGGGCTTCCAGCCAGGCCCGCGTTCGGTTCCGCGGCGTGGGAACCGGGatgggctggagaaggagggaaCCACCCTCAAGGGCCCACTCGGGGATGTGGGCAGGGGACAGAAGGGGCTGGTCCCGACG CCTGAACTGCTACAAGGAGAGTGCCgggtaaagaagcagaaaaggcctttgcaTGGTACCCACAGATACCACGGGACAGATactccagggacagcagccaggtACTGCAACAGCGACCCGCACGTTATGGAGCAAAGAAGGACTGCGGTGGGCTGGCTCTGCCGGTACAACCACGAGTATCTCAGCCCGTTCCTCACGGAGCGCCGAG TCACCCCCACCTTGTCCATCTCTCTTCTGCCCtcgagctcccagcccagccccggccacctgctctgctccttggtGGATTTCTACCCGGCCCACacccagctgaggtggttccagggccagcaggagctctctgtggtggccaccgaCATGGTCCCCAAAggggactggacccaccagctcctggtgctgctggaaacctcAACCCGGGCCGggctcacctccacctgccaggtggagcacgtcagcctggagcaccccctgagccagcactggga AGaccccagagatgctgctggatgctgccacAGCAAGATGCTGGCAGGAACTGGAGACTCCGAGTTGGGCTTCatcttcctggcactggggatctGGTTCTACCTGCACAAGAAAGGGGGGTCCCGTGAGTCGTATCCCACCTCCCCCAGAATGTGA